DNA from Pseudocitrobacter corydidari:
ACTGGGCGCGGATGGCCTCGCGCAGGTTGCCCATCCAGTTCACGCCCGAGTAGAGCGCCACCGCAAGCCCCACTAAACCGACGGTGGTACGCTGCTGGACGGCGGTGTTGATGGTGCTTTTTAGCGTCGCGGCAAGCGTCGGGTCGCTCACGTTGGTGAGGATTTTATCGAAGATGTCCTGTAACAGCGTCGGGTGCGAGGCGAGGATAAAACCGCCTGCGGCAAAGGACACCATCAGAATCGGAATCATCGACAGGAACGAAAAGTAGGTGATGGCGGCACCAAACTGATTGCCCAGGCGATCGTTAAAGCGCTCGGCGGCACGAAGCAGGTGGGCGATGATCGGCTGCTGCTGAATCTTCTGTGCGGTATGGGTGACTTTATTCAGCGCCTGCGTCGCTTTTCCGGGCTCCTCAGGGGCCCGATGCGTTTCAGTGTCGATGGGTTTGATGGGGTCGTGCTCCAGTTCCTGAGTAGGACGTTTTACGTCATTTTCCGGCGTCATCAGGTCGGTTTTCCTTTTCTCTTGTTTACTATCACTAAATTATAGACCGTGCTAATCAACGTACTCTTTCATCACCTCGGTTAGCCATTCCATAAAAAGATGTACCCGCCGCGACAGGTTGCGGCGATGGGGATAAATCAGCGATACCGGCATCGGTTCTGCGCGGTACTGCGGCAGAATTTCGATGAGCTTACCGCTGCGTAACGCCTCCCGCACGCCAACGCGCGGCACCTGAATAATCCCCAGCCCGGCAAGGCAGGCGGCGTGATAGGTTTCGGTGCTGTTGACCGTCAGCACGCCGCCGGTTTTTACCCAGCGCGTGGTGTTATCTATCACCACTTCAAACCCCTGCGGGCGCACGCCGAGGCTGGTGGCGTAATGCACCACCGCATGGTCGTCGAGTGCCTCCAGCGATTCTGGATAACCGAATCGCGCCAGATAATCCGGGCTGGCGCAGTTTATCACCGTCAGTTTGCCGAGCGGCCTGGCGATTAATCCTGAATCCTTCAGATGACCCACGCGTACCACGCAGTCAAATCCTTCACGAATGACATCCACCAGGCGGTCGCTGCTGCTCAGCTCCAGCTCAATGCCGGGGTAGTGCTGCAAAAACGCGGGCAGGCGGGGAATGACCACATTTCGCGCCACGGCAACGGGCATATCGACGCGCAGCCGCCCGCTCACGCTGCTGGGGTCGCTCTGGAACATGCTGTCGAGTTCTTCCAGATTGCTGAGCAGATCTTTGGCGCGCTCATAGTAGACCATGCCGTCCTGCGTCAGCTGAACGCGGCGCGTGGTGCGGTGCAGCAGACGACAGCCGAGCTGGTTTTCCAGCGCCTGAATCTGGCGCGATACGCTACCTTTAGGAAGGCCGAGGGTATCGGCGGCGCGGGAGAAACTCTCCAGTTCCGCCACGCGGATGAACAGTTGCATTGCGTGAATTTTATCCATCCCCAACCCTTATTGTTGTTTTGAATGAGACAGTGAAGCGTAATCAGCAATATTTATTGTTCTTTTATCACCTAATAAGCTTGTTCTCAACGAACAACCCCACTGAAATGAGGTTTCTCATGACGCAACGTATCGCATTAGTGACTGGCGGCAGCCGTGGACTGGGTAAAAATGCCGTATTGAAGCTGGCGGCCCAGGGAACAGATATTATCTTTACCTGGCATAGCCAGCAGCAGGCGGCGCAGGATCTGGTGAAAGAACTTCAGCAAACGGGCGTGAAAGCGGTGGCATTACAGCTTAACGTCAGTGATATCAGCACGTTTGGTGATTTTGCGCAGCAGGTTAAAGGGGCGCTAAAAGAGATGTGGCAGCGCGACACGTTTGATTATTTAGTGAACAATGCCGGGATTGGCATTAATGCGCCGTTTGCCGAGACCACGGAAGCACAGTTTGATGAATTATTGAACATCCAGTTTAAGGGGCCGTTTTTCCTGACTCAGCGCCTGCTGCCGCTGATTAAAAATGGCGGGCGCATCCTGAATGTTTCGACGGGGCTGGCGCGTTTTGCGCTTCCGGGGTTTGCCGCTTATGCCGCCATGAAGGGCGCAATGGAAGTGTTAACGCGCTATCAGGCAAAAGAACTGGGCGAGCGCGGCATTGCGGTCAATGTGATTGCGCCGGGGGCGATAGAAACCGACTTCGGCGGCGGCAGCGTGCGCGATAATGCGCAGATTAATCAGTATATTGCCTCGCAAACCGCGCTGGGGCGCGTAGGTATGCCGGACGACATCGGCGATGCGATTGCCGCACTGCTGAGCGATAAACTCGGCTGGATGAACGCGCAGCGGGTAGAGGTTTCTGGGGGGATGTTTTTGTAGGATGAGGGGGCGAGGGCGAGGTACAACACGTGCTATTTCACATCATGTAACACTCGCCCCTGCCCACCGTCTTTCCTTTATTTCCGCCACCGCGCTATTCTTCTCGAAATTAATATTTATTCCGCTGACAATTATATTCAGGATTTCCTTAAATAGAATGTAATAAACAATATGAATAAGTAATACTTCCTCACCCCCTTAACTCATTCATAACAAAAATGTTTTTATTTTTGTTTTCATCAGTAAAATAGCCCAGGCCAAACAGCGAGTTCTTATTTACCTCCGCTAGTAATACCCTTCACCCTTCAATGTGTAGGGTTCATTTTTCTGATGAGGAATCAGTATGCAGGTAATCATGTTTGACAGGCAGTCGATATTTATTCATGGAATGAAGATCAGTTTGCAGGAAAATATTCCTGAAGTAGATATTTACGCCGTCAGTCAGGCTGATGAACTGTGGCGACGGTTGCTGGAATATCCAGAGGCATTGCTTATTCTGGATGGCGACATGGATAAATCGTTTTGCAGTTGGTTATTGCAGGAAAAAGCGCAGCAATTCCCGTTATCGCATACGGTAATTGTGGCAAGTGATTGCCAGCAGGCCTGGCTGAAAGAGTCGCTTGCTTGGAATGTGCAGGCAATTGTGCCACGTGATGAAAGCGTCGAAACGTTTGTGCAAGCCATTAACGGCGCTGTCTGCGGGTTAATGTGCCTTCCTGGCGGCTGGACATTTAATTATGAAAGCGAAAAGCGTGGGCTGGAACAGCTTAGTCATCGCCAGCGTGAAATTCTGGAGCTACTGGCAAATGGCGAATCAAATAAAGAGATCAGCCGTACGTTGAATATCAGCGCCGGCACGGTGAAAGCGCATCTTGAATCGCTATACCGACGTCTGGATGTGAAAAATCGCACTCAGGCGGCGATGTTATTCAGCGCGCATGAACTCCCGTCCCAGGTCTGTTCGGAATAAGGCACATTCGGCCTGACGCTGTCTGTTCAGGCCGTTGCTTCTCACCCCGTTTAGCTCTGTTTCCATCAACCATACCGAAAGTGCTTTCGCGAACTGGCGCTGATTGATATAGCGCACCACAGCGGAAGCGGCAAATGTCTCGGGGCCTAAACTGAGTGCCAGCGATATTAACGCATCATATTGAATCTGAACCAGCGGCACTTCTATTTCGCGCGCCAGTACGCGCTCGCAGGCGTAAATATCCAGCTGCAATAACGCGTCGGCCTGTGGCTGGCTAAGCGGCGTAACGAATGCCTCACTCCCCTGAATCAAATGACCATAGCCTACGACCCACAGATGACATTCATCCTGATAGGGCTCGGCAGAAAATCCCTGACATTGTTTAATAAACGCTAACCCCTCCGGGCTGAGGCGCAGGGCTGTATTAGGCATTTTTCTTCCTCACTCAGATAGTTAACGAGTGTAGAGGATGTGATTGCGCACGGCTATTCGCCAGATGGCCTGGGTAAATCCGGTGTGTGGCGAGAATATATTCCGCCGTTCGTTAATTTCGCTGCAACAATAAAAGTACAGGCCAACCGTTTGCGGGAAAGTCGTGAGAACGATCGAGTTTTACGGTCGTGCTGGCGCGGCGGCCTTTTAATTTTTAGGGTTTCGTATATGTTGTATCGGCCAAAAAACAAAAATAAACCTTACTAATCTTCAGGTTACTTTCCTTCTGTGGGTTAAGGACGTGAATGATGCCTACTCCATCGCATCAATTATTTGAACATTGCCTTGGTGTGATCCGCCAGGCGTCTGTGGAGATCCTTAATCTGCTCGACATGCGTGTCGGAGAAGGTAAGGATCCTCGTTGGTTTCTGGAGCAACTGGATCAGGCCCGGCTGAATCTTGGCGGCTGGGCGAGCGTGGCGAAAAAGCTGAACCTCAATGATGCCGAGCTGAGCGAGTTCACCCTGCAACTTCGCCATTTACAGAAACTGGTACCGCACTATGAGCGCGGGCAACCCATCACCGAGGATCAGCTGATTGCTGCGGCGCGAATGGTGGCCGCGCTTGAGCTGATGCGTCGCCGTCAGCCGTTGCTGGTCTTTGAGAGCGACTCTGATGCGGATGCCGAGCAGCTGGAAGCCCTGGCGCTGCGGCAGCTGCGTATGATCCAGCTGATGCTGATCGCTCTTATTCGTCAGGCCTGGCCCGATACCACCCGTTTGCACAATCACCTCAAACTCCAGTTTGGCGCGGACTGCGTGCGGGGCTGGCTCTCGCGCAGCAAAGAGGGCGATATTCTCAGCGGCATGCAGTTCAGCGAGCTGGCGCTACTGGTGGTGGATAAAAAAGAGTTTTCGCGCCACTACGCTTCGCTTTTCCACAGCCCGACCCTGCTGACCTTCCATACGGATCCTCGTCTGACGCTGCATGCTTTTCTGGATGATATCCGCCTGATGCGCAAGGCGGTGGTCAGCCAGCGGACCGTGTCTTCCACCGCTTTTCTGCTGCTGGATATCTATGCCCGGCAGATTGCCACGCCGATTCAGCGCGCGTTTGAGCAGGGCAGGACGTTGGTGAATCCGGCCAGTCTGATGGCGACAGACGGTAACGTGGTGCAGCATTTCTGGGATGAGCAACGCGATTTTGCCCGGCTTAACGGTGCGGATGATCAGCCTGTCCATGACTCTATTGAACGTACTCGTAAAAAATCAGCGCGCACGGTGGAAGCGCGGGATAAATTAATCTCCTCGGGGCTGTGGGCCGCCGTGGGCCTGATGGTACTGGCGATGGTTGTTGGTGGATTCTGGATGTTCAATACGCCACCTGAAGCGCCAACGGCCAGCGCATCGACAACGCCTGCGGCGGGAATCGAAGCGCCGTCGCGCGCGTCACCGCGAGAACAGCTGGCGAATCGCGGTATTAATTGGGATATCAATGGATTGCGTTCGGCTATCGATCGTAACGACGTTGAGGTGGTGCAGCTTTTCATGCGCGGCGGAATGGAGTGGCAGCTCGCCTGGACGGAGCAGGCACTGTCGGCGCAGCACGATGAGGTGATTGCTTTGCTGCTGCGTTATCGCCTGCAAATGGATGAACCAAAACCCTGTCGGCGCTTTATCACCGCCCTGAGCCACGCACTGGCGGGCGGTGAAGCGCTCACATCGTCAAGAAGAGATCTTTTGCAGGCGTTTTGCACCCGCCCCGCCGTGGTGGAACGTCAACGACGGGAAGTGGATAACGCCCGCCGACGCGTGAAGGCTGAGCCGACGACATACAATAAGCGATGGCTGGACGTACAGCGCGAGATTTACGCCGTGATTAAATAGCCGGTTTTGAGCCATTGTAGGCCGGGCAAGTGTAGCGCCCCCGGCAGGTGCGGTGAATGTGCCTGATGGCGCTTCGCTTATCAGGCCTACGGGTTATGAGCAATTGTAGGCCGGGCAAGCGCAGCGCCCCCGGCATGTGCGGTGGATGTGCCTGATGGCGCTTCGCTTATCAGGCCTACGGTTTTGTGCCATTGTAGGCCGGGCAAGCGCAGCGCCCCCGGCTTCTGTTAAGGCTCGCCGTACAAACCAATCAAACGGCGTACCACGCCGTTGGTCCAGCCGAAACCATCCTGTAACGGATACTCCCCGCCGCCCCCTTCGCGCGGCGTGCCTTCGGCGATGTGATACTTCTCAATCAGCTTATGGTGGTCGCGATAGAAATGATTCACCGTCTCCAGCCAGTTGTGGGCGATTTCGTTGCCCAGCACGTCGTGGCCGTAGAGCTTGAATCCCTGAATCGCCATCCACTGTAGCGGGGCCCAGCCGTTCGGGTAATCCCACTGCTCGCCGCTTTCATACTCTGTCGCCAGAATGCCGCGTGGCGTGAGCAACCGGGCGCGGACGGCAAGCGCCAGCCGGTCTGCCTGTTCATGCGTCGCCATGCCGACATACAATGGCACGACGCTGGCGGCGGAGAACAGCGCCTGTTGCTCGCGACGCCAGTCGTAATCGCGGAACAGACCATTTTCTTCATCCCACAGATAACGCGTCACCGCTGCACGGCGTGCGCTGGCTTTCTGCTTAAACAGCGCCTGCGTCTCTTTATCGCCCTTCAAACCGGAAAGATTAGCGATGGTGTTTTCCAGTTTGAACAGAAAAGCGTTCAAATCGATGGGAATAAACTGGGTGGTACGTATGCTCGCCAGTCGCGACGTATCGCGCAGCCAGCGTGAGGAATAGTCCCAACCGGATGCCGCCCCGGCGCGCAGGTCGCGATACACCTCATTGGGCGGACGACCTGAGTGCTGCGCCGTTTCGACATCCTCAATCCATGACTCATCACGCGGCGTGTCGCGATCGTCCCAGTAACGGTTGAGCAATGAACCGTCCGGCATGCGCACCACGTGGCGATAGGCCTGATTGGGAATGAGCGAATCCGCGCCATCCATCCAGAAGCTGTACTCCATCTTCAGATGGTCGAGATAACGTTTCGCGCCGCGCACGCCATCCTCTTCAAACAGCTCCACCATCAGAGCAAACACCGGCGGCTGCGAGCGGCTGAGATAATAGGTGCGGTTGCCGTTAGGAATATGCCCGTAGCGCTCAATCATCCACGCAAAGTTATCGGCCATGCATTTCAGCAGGTCTTCCCGACCGCTCTCCGCCAGGCCAAGCATGGTGAAGTAGGAGTCCCAGTAGTAGGTCTCACTAAAGCGCCCGCCGGGCACGATATAGGACTGCGGCAGCGCCAATAGCGACGAACCGGGAATATGATCCTGCGGCTCGCGAGTCAATACCGGCCAGAGCGTGTCGATGTGCTCCTTCAGGGATTTATCCGGGTCCGAAACGTACTCGCTGTCGCGCAGTTCCGGCGGCCAGAAGTTCTCTTCCACAAAGCGGCGCAGGTCAAAACCCGGTTTGCGCTTGATGCGACGATAGTGGATAAGAATATCCAGCGGATCTTTTTTCGGCGCGCAGTCAGGAAACGTTTTGCTATCGCTAAAAATGCGTGCGCGCTGAACGTTTTCAAACAGTTCCAGATAACGATCGGCTGGCGTTAAGGCATCGGAGGCGGGCAGCCCCTCGATGACTTCCGGCTCCGGTTCGGCATCGAGCATTTCATCCAGTTTTAATTCGTACGGATCCGCTTCGTAGCACAGCTCGACATCAATGGCTAAGGCCTCGGACTCTTCGTTACGTATTTTCTGGTTGAACATAGCGCAGGTCACCTCCGGTGAGCGTCGTTTTACATCCCGGTTTTATCCGGCCACTTATAAAGCGTAGACATTCGCTTCGGTTACGGGTGAGCAAAGCGTGCGGAAGATCACACTTCCTGGCGGGGTGACAAGAAGAAATTTTTTCAGGTTTTTGAAAAATAATAAAAAATTGAAATCCCGGTTTTCACCGTCGCCGGGATTTTCAGAACAATCGATTGTAACGGGTTTTAACGCGGGCTGAATTTATAAAACAGATTCGGTTCGCTGACGATGTAAAGACTACCCGTGCCGTCGGTGGCGATACCTTCCGGCTGTGGAATATCACGGGAAAGACCGTAATGACCCGCCGTCAGCGACATAAATTTCAGGTTATGTTCGCGGTCGACCAGCACGACTTTTTGCGAAATGTCGGAGAGAATATAGAGGTTAGACGTCGAGCCATCAAAATCCATTCCGGAGATATCGCGCACATACCAGGAGAGCATTAATTCATTGAGCGGGCTTTTGTCCGTTTTGAATACCCCTTCGTTATCGAGGATATTAAAAATCCGGACGGGTTTTTTCTCCTGGGCTGTCACCATGCGAGACAGTTCAGGTTTCCAGGCTAATCCTTCCACGCCGCTGTTTTGCTTTTCCGCCTGAACTGCCGGACGATAAGTTTCGGCATGGCTGATATCCACTTTTTGCGTATCGTTATTAATGGTAACGATAGCCAGCGTGCCGCTCTTTTCTTTGGAAAGGTAGAAGCGTTGATTGCCGATATATTCAATCGCCTCAAGGTCAGCGGGTTTATCCGTTTTGATACGGCGCAGCACCTTTCCATCCGTGCTAAGTTCCAGAATTAACGAGGGCGCATCGGTGACAGCGAACAGCGTCTGCGTGTCTTTATTCCAGGTCAGACCGGATAATCCGCCCTCTAAACCCGAAATCTGTTTAGCGTCGATCGTGACGTGGTAGTTATCTATTTGTGGGTAATTTGTGATGTAGTAATAGAAAGAGAAAATACAAACAAAAATAATAATAAAGCCTGCAAATATTTTAGATTTTTTATTCTTCATAAACCCACAGAGAATTAACGGGAGAGTCAGATATCCCCTATATGTCTCCATATAGGGGATTGCGCGTCATATATTAACGCATAGTAACAAACTCTTCCGCCGCTGTCGGGTGAATTGCCACGGTATTATCGAAATCTTTTTTGGTTGCGCCCATTTTCAGCGCCACGGCGAAGCCTTGCAGCATTTCATCCATACCAAAACCGATGCCGTGAATACCGACAATTTTCTCTTCCGGGCCAACGCAAACTAGCTTCATACGGCACGGCTGGCGATGCGTGGTAACAGCGGTATACATGGCGGTGAAGGAGGATTTATAGACCTTCACGGCGTCGTCGCCATACTGCTCACGTGCCTGCGGTTCGGTTAAACCGACGGTGCCGATGGGCGGGTGGCTGAAGACCACGGTCGGAATGTTGCTGTAATCCAGATGCTCATCCGGCTTGTTGTTAAACAGACGCTCTGAGAGACGACGACCTGCGGCCACCGCAACCGGCGTCAGTTCAACGGCACCGGTGTTATCGCCCACCGCATAAATTCCCGGAACGTTGGTGTTCTGGAATTTATCGACGACGATGTAGCCTTTATCGTTAGTTTTCACGCCCGTTGCGGCCAGATTGAAGTTGTCTGTCGCCGGTTCACGGCCAATCGCCCAAATCAGGCAATCTACCGTCTGGCTGCGGCCATCTTCCAGTTCAACGGTCAGGCTGCCGTCGGTGTTTTTCACGACCGCTTTAGGAATAGCCTGGGTATGCAGCGTTGGGCCTTCCGCGTTCATGACTTCAACCAGCGTCTCGGTAATCAGCGGGTCGAAGGTGCGCAGCGGCGCGTGTTTACGCACAAACAGGTGCGTTTCCGCGCCCAGGCCATTAATCACGCCAGCCAGTTCAACGGCAATGTAGCCCGCGCCGACCACCGCAACGCGTTTCGGCAATGCCGGCAGCGCGAAGAAACCGTCGGAGTCAATACCGTACTCCACGCCCGGAATATCCGGGTGACTTGGGCGACCGCCGGTGGCGATCAGGATATGATCGGCAGTGATCGTTTCCCCGTTCACTTCCACAGTTTTCGCATCAACAAAGCGGGCAAAGCCTTTAATTACGTCGACTTTGTTTTTCGCCAGGCCGTTGTCATACGAGGTATGAATACGGTCAATGTAGGCTGTGCGGCTGGCAATCAGCTTGTTCCAGTCGAAGTCGTTGATGGTGGTGTCAAAACCGTAGTCCGGGCCATACATGTGGATGGCTTCGCGGATTTGCGCGGCATGCCACATCACTTTTTTCGGCACGCAACCGACGTTAACGCAGGTGCCGCCCAGCTCTTTGGCTTCAATCAGCGCGCACTTCTGGCCGTACATCGCCGCACGGTTAATCGAGGCGATGCCGCCGCTGCCGCCGCCAATAGCGATATAGTCGTAATGTTTGGTCATGACCGCTCCTTCCTGTTCATTGTCAGGCGAGGGCTCTACGCCCAGCGCCAAAGATCCGCGATTGTATACCTGAAACTGATAGGTTCTGGCTATGTCTGCAATTACTCAGGCACGATCCAGCTTACCGTGGTGTGGCCGATACCATTTGGCACCAGCTTGCTGTGCAGCCATGGCAGAACGGCGTTCATCTGCTGTTCCAGCTTCCACGGCGGGTTGATAACAATCATGCCGGACGCGGTCATGCCGCGCTGATCGCTGTCCGGGCGTACCGCCAGCTCGATTTGCAGGATTTTACGGATGCCGGTGGCTTCCAGGTCTTTGATCATGCGTTTGATTTGCGCACGCAGGACGACCGGGTACCACAACGCATAGGTGCCTGTCGCAAAGCGCTTATAGCCTTCGTGAATGCCCGTCACCACCGCCTGGTAATCGGTTTTGATTTCGTACGGCGGGTCGATGAGGATCAGGCCACGACGAGAAACCGGCGGCAGTTTGGATTTGAGTTGCTGATAACCGTCGGCTTTTTCCACGCGCGCACGATCGTCTTTCTGGAACTCGGAACGCAATAGTGGGAAATCGCTTGGGTGCAGTTCGGTCATCATCAGGCTGTCTTGTTCACGCAGCAGCTGGCGGGCAATCAGCGGAGAACCTGGGTAGTAGCGCAACTGGCCGCTGCGGTTGAAGTGCTGTACCACGCTGATGTATGGCTCCAGTTCGGCAGGCAGATCGTCCTGTTGCCAGATGCGGGCAATACCTTCCAGATATTCACCGGTACGTTCGGCATGCTCGCTGCTTAACTGGTAACGGCCCGCGCCCGCATGGGTGTCCAGATAGAGAAACGGTTTCTCTTTCTCTTTCAGTGATTCGATGATCAGGCTCTGAACGGTGTGTTTAAGGACGTCGGCGTGGTTGCCAGCGTGAAAGCTGTGGCGATAACTGAGCATGGGTAAAGGGGTTCCGCTAAGTAAAACATGGGCCCGTTACCGGGCAACAAAAAAGTCTATCCGAACAGTATACCGAAAAGTCGCCGCCGCCGCGAAAGCGCAACGCTTATCATTGAAATTCACTACACTTAACCCCATGCTACATACATTACATGGCGGATGGCGACGCTAATGCGTCTTATCCGATCTACAGGCGTAGGTCGGGTAAGGCGCAGCCGCCACCCGACAACAACGCGCATACGCGTTTGTTTCCCCCTTTTTAACCAGGACTGTGCATATGACGAATCCATTACTGACTCCCTTCGAACTGCCGCCGTTTTCCGCCATCAAGCCTGAGCATGTTGTTCCCGCCGTCACCAAAGCGCTGAACGACTGCCGTGAAAATGTGGAACGCGTGGTAGCGCAGGGCGCACCGTATTCCTGGGAAAATCTATGCCAGCCGCTGGCTGAAGTGGACGATGTACTGGGGCGTATTTTCTCGCCGGTCAGCCACCTGAACTCGGTGAAAAATAGCCCGGAACTGCGTGAAGCTTACGAGCAAACCCTGCCGCTGCTGTCGGAATACAGCACCTGGGTTGGTCAGCATGAAGGGCTGTATAAAGCGTACCGCGACCTGCGCGACGGCGATAATTACGCCACGCTCTCAACCGCACAGAAAAAAGCGGTCGATAACGCGCTGCGTGATTTCGAATTGTCCGGTATCGGACTGCCGAAAGAGAAACAGCAGCGCTACGGTGAAATTGCGACGCGCCTGTCTGAACTCGGCAACATCTATAGCAACAACGTACTCGATGCCACCATGGGCTGGACGAAACAGGTAAGCGACGAAGCGGAACTCTCCGGCATGCCGGAAAGCGCGCTGGCCGCCGCCAAAGCGCAGGCCGAAGCCAAAGAGCTGGACGGCTACCTGCTGACGCTGGATATCCCAAGCTATCTGCCAGTAATGACCTATTGCGACAACCAGGCCCTACGTGAAGAGATGTATCGCGCCTACAGCACCCGTGCCTCCGATCAGGGCCCGAATGCCGGTAAATGGGATAACAGCCCGGTGATGGCGGAAATCCTCGCCCTGCGTCACGAACTGGCGCAACTGCTGGGCTTCGAAAGCTACGCCTTTAAATCACTCGCCACCAAAATGGCGGAAAACCCGCAGCAGGTGCTGGAATTCTTAACCGACCTCGCCAAACGCGCGCGCCCGCAGGGTGAAAAAGAGCTGGCGCAACTGCGTGCCTTCGCGAAAGCGGAATTTGGCGTCGATGAGCTGCAACCGTGGGATATCGCCTACTACAGCGAAAAACAGAAACAGCACCTCTACAGCATCAGCGACGAACAGCTGCGCCCGTACTTCCCGGAAAACAAAGCCGTTAACGGCCTGTTCGAAGTGGTGAAACGCATTTACGGCATCACCGCCAAAGAGCGCAAAGATGTTGACGTCTGGAGCCCGGAAGTGCGCTTCTTCGAGCTGTATGACGAAAACAATGAACTGCGCGGTAGCTTCTACCTCGACCTGTACGCGCGTGAACACAAACGCGGCGGGGCGTGGATGGACGACTGCGTCGGCCAGATGCGCAAGCTCGATGGCTCGCTGCAAAAACCGGTCGCCTACCTGACCTGTAACTTCAACCGTCCGGTTAACGGCAAACCGGCGCTGTTTACGCATGATGAAGTGATCACCCTGTTCCACGAATTCGGTCACGGCCTGCACCACATGCTGACCCGCATCGAAACCGCGGGCGTTTCCGGGATCAACGGCGTGCCGTGGGATGCGGTCGAACTGCCGAGCCAGTTTATGGAAAACTGGTGCTGGGAGCCGGACGCGCTGGCGTTTATCTCCGGCCACTACGAAACCGGCGAACCGCTGCCGAAAGAACTGCTCGATAAAATGCTGGCGGCGAAGAACTACCAGGCGGCGCTGTTTATCCTGCGTCAACTGGAGTTCGGCCTGTTCGATTTCCGCCTGCACGCGGAATTTAACCCAGAGCAGGGCGCGAAAATCCTCGAAACCCTGGCAGAAATTAAGAAACAGGTTGCCGTGGTGCCGGGGCCGTCATGGGGCCGCTTCCCGCACGCCTTCAGCCACATCTTTGCCGGTGGCTATGCGGCGGGTTACTACAGCTATCTGTGGGCCGATGTGCTGGCGGCGGATGCGTTCTCCCGCTTCGAAGAAGAGGGCATTTTCAACCGCGATACCGGGCAGTCGTTCCTCGATAACATCCTGACGCGCGGCGGTTCTGAGGAGCCAATGGCGCTGTTCAAACGCTTCCGTGGCCGTGAACCGCAGCTTGATGCGATGCTGGAGCATTACGGGATCAAAGGCTAATCGGTCAGTGAAAATCTGTTTACTTGATGAAACGGGCGCCGGAGACGGCGCCTTATCTGTTCTTGCCGCCCGCTGGGGGCTGGAGCACGATGAAGACAACCTGATGGCGCTGGTGTTAACGCCGGAGCATCTTGAACTGCGCAAACGTGATGAGCCAAAGCTTGGCGGCATCTTCGTGGATTTTGTCGGTGGAGCGATGGCGCACCGCCGCAAATTTGGCGGTGGTCGCGGTGAAGCGGTGGCAAAAGCCGTCGGCATTAAGGGCAGCTATCTGCCGGACGTGGTTGACGCCACGGCGGGGCTGGGGCGCGATGCGTTTGTGCTGGCGTCGGTCGGCTGCCATGTGCGGATGCTGGAGCGTAACCCGGTAGTGGCGGCACTGCTCGACGATGGCCTGGCGCGCGGCTATGCCGATGCGGAAATCGGCGGCTGGTTGCAGGAACGCTTGCAACTGATCCACGCCTCCAGCCTGACGACGCTCGCGGATATCACCCCGCGCCCGCAG
Protein-coding regions in this window:
- a CDS encoding 23S rRNA (adenine(2030)-N(6))-methyltransferase RlmJ — protein: MLSYRHSFHAGNHADVLKHTVQSLIIESLKEKEKPFLYLDTHAGAGRYQLSSEHAERTGEYLEGIARIWQQDDLPAELEPYISVVQHFNRSGQLRYYPGSPLIARQLLREQDSLMMTELHPSDFPLLRSEFQKDDRARVEKADGYQQLKSKLPPVSRRGLILIDPPYEIKTDYQAVVTGIHEGYKRFATGTYALWYPVVLRAQIKRMIKDLEATGIRKILQIELAVRPDSDQRGMTASGMIVINPPWKLEQQMNAVLPWLHSKLVPNGIGHTTVSWIVPE
- the prlC gene encoding oligopeptidase A; amino-acid sequence: MTNPLLTPFELPPFSAIKPEHVVPAVTKALNDCRENVERVVAQGAPYSWENLCQPLAEVDDVLGRIFSPVSHLNSVKNSPELREAYEQTLPLLSEYSTWVGQHEGLYKAYRDLRDGDNYATLSTAQKKAVDNALRDFELSGIGLPKEKQQRYGEIATRLSELGNIYSNNVLDATMGWTKQVSDEAELSGMPESALAAAKAQAEAKELDGYLLTLDIPSYLPVMTYCDNQALREEMYRAYSTRASDQGPNAGKWDNSPVMAEILALRHELAQLLGFESYAFKSLATKMAENPQQVLEFLTDLAKRARPQGEKELAQLRAFAKAEFGVDELQPWDIAYYSEKQKQHLYSISDEQLRPYFPENKAVNGLFEVVKRIYGITAKERKDVDVWSPEVRFFELYDENNELRGSFYLDLYAREHKRGGAWMDDCVGQMRKLDGSLQKPVAYLTCNFNRPVNGKPALFTHDEVITLFHEFGHGLHHMLTRIETAGVSGINGVPWDAVELPSQFMENWCWEPDALAFISGHYETGEPLPKELLDKMLAAKNYQAALFILRQLEFGLFDFRLHAEFNPEQGAKILETLAEIKKQVAVVPGPSWGRFPHAFSHIFAGGYAAGYYSYLWADVLAADAFSRFEEEGIFNRDTGQSFLDNILTRGGSEEPMALFKRFRGREPQLDAMLEHYGIKG
- the rsmJ gene encoding 16S rRNA (guanine(1516)-N(2))-methyltransferase RsmJ, giving the protein MKICLLDETGAGDGALSVLAARWGLEHDEDNLMALVLTPEHLELRKRDEPKLGGIFVDFVGGAMAHRRKFGGGRGEAVAKAVGIKGSYLPDVVDATAGLGRDAFVLASVGCHVRMLERNPVVAALLDDGLARGYADAEIGGWLQERLQLIHASSLTTLADITPRPQVVYLDPMFPHKQKSALVKKEMRVFQSLVGPDLDADGLLAPARLLATKRVVVKRPDYAPPLADVATTNAVVTKGHRFDIYAGTAE
- the gorA gene encoding glutathione-disulfide reductase, which produces MTKHYDYIAIGGGSGGIASINRAAMYGQKCALIEAKELGGTCVNVGCVPKKVMWHAAQIREAIHMYGPDYGFDTTINDFDWNKLIASRTAYIDRIHTSYDNGLAKNKVDVIKGFARFVDAKTVEVNGETITADHILIATGGRPSHPDIPGVEYGIDSDGFFALPALPKRVAVVGAGYIAVELAGVINGLGAETHLFVRKHAPLRTFDPLITETLVEVMNAEGPTLHTQAIPKAVVKNTDGSLTVELEDGRSQTVDCLIWAIGREPATDNFNLAATGVKTNDKGYIVVDKFQNTNVPGIYAVGDNTGAVELTPVAVAAGRRLSERLFNNKPDEHLDYSNIPTVVFSHPPIGTVGLTEPQAREQYGDDAVKVYKSSFTAMYTAVTTHRQPCRMKLVCVGPEEKIVGIHGIGFGMDEMLQGFAVALKMGATKKDFDNTVAIHPTAAEEFVTMR
- a CDS encoding SdiA-regulated domain-containing protein, which produces MKNKKSKIFAGFIIIFVCIFSFYYYITNYPQIDNYHVTIDAKQISGLEGGLSGLTWNKDTQTLFAVTDAPSLILELSTDGKVLRRIKTDKPADLEAIEYIGNQRFYLSKEKSGTLAIVTINNDTQKVDISHAETYRPAVQAEKQNSGVEGLAWKPELSRMVTAQEKKPVRIFNILDNEGVFKTDKSPLNELMLSWYVRDISGMDFDGSTSNLYILSDISQKVVLVDREHNLKFMSLTAGHYGLSRDIPQPEGIATDGTGSLYIVSEPNLFYKFSPR